One Thiocapsa bogorovii DNA segment encodes these proteins:
- a CDS encoding nucleotidyltransferase family protein, with protein sequence MAESTLTFGLSERIRADFIRVFARYPGIERVLIFGSRAKGRERAGSDIDLAVIAPRMSDQEFARLWNEIDDLPLVFKVDLLHWDSLANARLKDKIPVEGRPFYEPSADRPARSAA encoded by the coding sequence ATGGCAGAGTCAACCTTGACCTTTGGCCTTTCGGAGCGCATCCGCGCCGACTTCATCCGTGTTTTCGCGCGCTATCCCGGCATCGAGCGCGTACTGATTTTCGGCTCGCGGGCCAAGGGGCGAGAGCGGGCGGGTTCGGATATCGATCTGGCCGTGATCGCGCCCCGGATGAGCGACCAGGAATTCGCCCGTCTCTGGAACGAGATCGACGACTTGCCGCTGGTGTTCAAGGTGGACCTCCTCCATTGGGACAGTCTCGCGAACGCACGGTTGAAGGATAAGATCCCGGTCGAAGGACGCCCCTTTTACGAGCCGTCCGCGGATCGCCCGGCGAGGAGCGCGGCATGA
- a CDS encoding glucose-1-phosphate adenylyltransferase, translating to MQTDRIIAFVMAGGQGSRLQPLTTARSKPSVPFGARYRIVDFVLSNLVNSQIQTIYLLVQYKSQSLIEHVRKAWTISPLLQSQFVTVVPPQMMSGTHWFQGTADAVNQNIALIEEHRPDLVAVFGADHIYRMDIRQMVDFHKARNADVTIAALPVPLAEASSFGVIAADEEGRINAFEEKPANPSPLPGDPSMAFASMGNYIFDAKVLMQALKESEAAGESDFGQHVLPRLLNTHRLFAYDFATNVIPGVHPYETSVYWRDVGTIDAYFDAHKDVLGGEPVFDMFNPEWPIYSSGYQGPVARVLGGELRNTLLGAATMIHEGARLTNSIIRRETVIEEDVVLEDCIVMDYVRICRGARLRNVIVDRHNVIEAGDRIGFDPVKDQQRFHVTAGGVTVVPMGRVSYFARDTRGTGRGGYSE from the coding sequence ATGCAGACCGATCGAATCATCGCTTTCGTCATGGCCGGTGGCCAAGGCTCGCGACTCCAGCCGCTGACCACGGCACGCTCCAAGCCGTCGGTACCGTTCGGCGCCCGCTACCGCATCGTCGACTTCGTGCTCAGCAACCTGGTCAACTCCCAGATCCAGACCATCTATCTCCTGGTGCAGTACAAGTCGCAATCCCTCATCGAACATGTCCGCAAGGCCTGGACCATCTCGCCCTTGCTGCAGAGCCAATTCGTGACCGTCGTACCACCCCAGATGATGTCGGGGACGCATTGGTTCCAGGGCACGGCCGACGCGGTCAATCAGAACATCGCGCTGATCGAGGAGCATCGGCCCGACCTGGTAGCCGTCTTCGGAGCCGATCACATCTACCGCATGGACATCCGACAGATGGTCGATTTCCACAAGGCGCGCAACGCCGACGTGACGATCGCAGCCTTGCCGGTACCGCTCGCCGAGGCGTCGAGCTTCGGCGTGATCGCCGCGGACGAAGAGGGTCGGATCAACGCCTTTGAGGAAAAGCCTGCGAATCCCTCCCCGCTGCCCGGCGATCCGAGCATGGCCTTCGCCTCGATGGGCAACTACATCTTCGACGCAAAGGTCCTGATGCAGGCACTCAAGGAGAGCGAGGCCGCCGGCGAATCGGACTTCGGCCAGCATGTGCTTCCGCGGCTGCTCAACACCCATCGACTCTTCGCCTACGACTTCGCGACGAATGTCATACCGGGGGTGCACCCCTACGAGACCTCGGTCTACTGGCGCGACGTCGGCACCATCGATGCTTATTTCGACGCCCACAAAGATGTCCTTGGCGGCGAACCGGTCTTCGACATGTTCAACCCCGAGTGGCCCATCTATTCGAGCGGCTATCAGGGACCTGTTGCTCGGGTGCTCGGCGGCGAGCTGCGCAATACCCTCCTGGGCGCGGCGACCATGATCCACGAGGGTGCTCGACTGACCAACTCGATCATCCGGCGTGAGACCGTGATCGAAGAGGACGTTGTCCTCGAGGACTGCATCGTCATGGACTATGTCCGCATCTGCCGCGGCGCTCGCCTGCGCAACGTCATCGTCGATCGGCACAATGTCATCGAGGCCGGCGACCGGATCGGTTTCGATCCGGTGAAGGATCAGCAACGCTTCCATGTCACTGCAGGGGGCGTGACCGTGGTTCCGATGGGGCGCGTCAGCTATTTCGCACGCGACACCCGCGGCACCGGACGCGGCGGCTATTCCGAATAG
- a CDS encoding PfkB family carbohydrate kinase — MSDLSAEQPIVDIFGEVLFDCFPGGRRVLGGAPFNVAWHLRAFGTSPRLISSVGDDPEGKQVRRAMQDWGMDTSTLQTDPDHATGEVRITLEEGEPTYDIIPDRAFDHIRTVDLPPAGELLYHGTLALRRPVSAAALKALKARGHGIRFLDVNLRDPWWSADETRALLQDADWVKLNRGELTLLADGSGANTEDIDDAQLTLLASAFLARHDLTGLVVTLGGDGAFALGRETSPVRVAPAPALTVKDTVGAGDAFASVLILGIVRRWPLEATLERAQSFASRIVEQHGATAADPALYRPYLDQWGI, encoded by the coding sequence ATGTCAGATTTGTCAGCCGAGCAACCGATCGTCGACATCTTCGGCGAGGTCCTCTTTGACTGCTTCCCCGGAGGTCGACGCGTCCTCGGCGGAGCGCCTTTCAACGTCGCCTGGCATCTGCGCGCCTTCGGGACATCGCCACGACTGATCAGTTCGGTCGGCGACGACCCGGAAGGCAAACAGGTGCGCCGCGCGATGCAGGACTGGGGGATGGACACGAGCACCCTGCAAACCGATCCGGATCATGCCACCGGCGAGGTGCGGATCACGCTCGAGGAGGGCGAGCCGACCTACGACATCATTCCCGATCGCGCCTTCGACCATATCCGCACCGTCGACCTTCCGCCGGCCGGGGAGCTGCTCTATCACGGCACGCTGGCCCTGCGCCGCCCCGTCTCCGCCGCGGCGCTGAAGGCGCTCAAGGCACGCGGCCACGGCATACGCTTCCTCGACGTGAATCTTCGCGACCCCTGGTGGTCTGCCGACGAGACCCGCGCACTGTTGCAGGATGCCGACTGGGTCAAGCTCAACCGCGGCGAGCTGACCCTCCTGGCGGACGGCTCCGGCGCGAACACCGAAGACATCGATGATGCGCAGCTCACGCTACTGGCGTCGGCATTCCTTGCCCGACACGACCTGACCGGGCTCGTCGTCACACTCGGCGGCGACGGTGCCTTCGCACTCGGCCGCGAGACCTCGCCGGTGCGCGTCGCTCCGGCACCCGCGCTCACGGTCAAGGACACGGTCGGCGCGGGCGACGCCTTCGCCTCCGTGCTCATCCTCGGCATCGTTCGACGCTGGCCGCTCGAGGCGACCCTGGAGCGGGCTCAATCTTTCGCCTCTCGCATCGTCGAGCAGCATGGCGCAACGGCTGCCGATCCCGCACTCTATCGGCCTTACCTCGATCAATGGGGTATTTGA
- a CDS encoding HAD-IIB family hydrolase has product MKPLLLCTDLDRTLIPNGAEPESLDARPRFRRFVSRPEVTLVYVTGRHQALVREAIAEYDLPVPDTVIGDVGTSIFRVTASDWEPFADWHEEIGRDWGGVGRDRLAERFADLEIMRLQEPEKQAPFKLSYYAPADTDSGALKSELEARLVSLGVNASLIWSIDEAADIGLLDVLPAGATKYHAVDFLMRRLGHDETTTVFAGDSGNDLEVLVSPIPSVLVANGHPEVREQALRLAAANGQSERLYCAQGGWSGMNGNYSAGILEGIAHFRPDLATEPTR; this is encoded by the coding sequence ATGAAGCCACTGTTGCTCTGCACGGATCTCGACCGCACCCTCATCCCCAACGGCGCAGAGCCCGAGTCGCTCGACGCACGCCCGCGCTTTCGGCGCTTCGTGTCGCGACCGGAGGTGACGCTCGTGTACGTCACGGGCCGCCATCAAGCACTGGTGCGCGAGGCGATCGCCGAGTACGACCTGCCCGTTCCCGATACGGTCATCGGCGACGTCGGGACCAGCATCTTCAGGGTCACGGCGAGCGACTGGGAGCCGTTCGCGGACTGGCACGAGGAGATCGGTCGCGACTGGGGCGGCGTCGGTCGCGATCGACTCGCCGAGCGCTTCGCCGATCTCGAGATCATGCGGCTTCAGGAGCCGGAGAAGCAGGCGCCCTTCAAGCTCAGCTACTATGCCCCTGCCGACACCGACAGCGGTGCGCTTAAGTCCGAGCTGGAAGCCCGCCTGGTCTCGCTGGGGGTGAACGCCAGCCTGATCTGGAGCATCGACGAGGCGGCAGACATCGGATTGCTGGACGTGCTGCCCGCAGGGGCGACCAAATATCACGCCGTGGACTTTTTGATGCGCCGCCTCGGTCACGACGAGACGACGACCGTCTTTGCCGGCGACAGTGGCAACGACCTCGAGGTCTTGGTCAGCCCGATTCCTTCGGTGCTGGTCGCCAACGGTCACCCCGAGGTGCGGGAGCAGGCGCTGCGCCTTGCAGCAGCCAACGGACAGTCGGAGCGTCTCTACTGCGCACAGGGTGGCTGGTCCGGGATGAACGGAAACTACAGCGCGGGTATCCTCGAAGGTATTGCCCATTTTCGGCCGGATCTCGCGACCGAACCGACGAGATAG
- a CDS encoding thymidylate synthase has translation MRVYLDLLRDVIDNGIDKADRTGVGTRSVFGRQVRFDLTQGFPLLTTKRVHTKSLIHELLWFLAGSTDNGWLRDRGVTIWDEWAAEDGSLGPIYGAQWRSWACPDGRVIDQLAELVETIRIRPDSRRLVVSAWNPADLPDETRSPRDNVHAGRMSLAPCHCLFQFYVAEGRLFCQLYQRSADLFLGVPFNIASYALLTHLIAHQCDLQVGEFIHTFGDLHLYRNHLTDDIVFAQLGREPRALPRLRLLRRPPSLFDYRFEDIEIVGYEPDPAIRAPIAV, from the coding sequence ATGCGCGTCTATCTCGATCTGCTGCGCGACGTGATCGACAACGGTATTGACAAGGCCGACCGTACGGGCGTGGGGACGCGCTCGGTGTTCGGTCGTCAGGTGCGCTTCGATCTGACGCAGGGTTTTCCGCTGTTGACCACCAAGCGGGTGCATACCAAGAGCCTGATCCACGAGTTGCTGTGGTTCTTGGCCGGCTCGACGGACAATGGGTGGCTGCGGGATCGCGGCGTGACGATCTGGGACGAATGGGCCGCCGAGGACGGAAGTCTCGGACCCATCTATGGTGCCCAGTGGCGCAGTTGGGCCTGTCCGGACGGTCGTGTCATCGACCAGCTCGCCGAGCTGGTGGAGACCATTCGGATCCGACCCGATTCGCGTCGATTGGTGGTCTCGGCCTGGAATCCGGCGGATCTTCCTGACGAGACCCGCAGTCCGCGCGACAACGTGCATGCCGGGCGTATGTCGCTTGCCCCCTGCCATTGTCTCTTTCAGTTCTACGTCGCCGAAGGGCGGCTCTTCTGCCAACTCTATCAGCGTAGTGCCGATCTCTTCCTCGGCGTCCCCTTCAATATCGCCAGCTACGCCTTGTTGACCCATCTGATCGCGCACCAGTGCGATCTGCAGGTCGGCGAATTCATCCATACCTTCGGCGACCTGCATCTCTACCGCAATCATCTGACCGACGACATCGTCTTCGCGCAGCTCGGGCGCGAGCCTCGGGCGCTGCCGCGGTTGCGTCTGCTGCGTCGTCCGCCGAGCCTGTTCGATTACCGTTTCGAGGATATCGAGATTGTCGGGTATGAGCCGGATCCCGCGATTCGCGCGCCCATAGCGGTTTGA
- a CDS encoding alpha-amylase family glycosyl hydrolase, translating into MYEQVSHALLNDILDEFDREICREDLRHFYTRLGANFYAIHSLFFHLYGHREDFKAQMVHLTERLARAYIDRPAALKQVDMAREEDHNWFLSQQWVGMALYSDGFAGNLQGLNEHLPYLQELGVNIVHVMPILKCPQGASDGGYAVSDFRDIDPRAGTVEDVRVLADSMRQRGMLLTLDVVVNHTSNEHEWAQRAREGDPDYQNLYYCFPNRDVPDMFEATMPEIFPENAPGNFTWDEEMGKWVMTVFNNYQWDLNYSNPAVFIEMLDIILFWANQGADIVRLDAVAFLWKKIGTTSQNEREAHLILQLMKDCCQVTAPGVLFIAEAIVAPSEIIKYFGEDAVIAKECEIAYNATFMALLWDAVATKNAKLLNQGIKSLPNKLDRATWLNYLRCHDDIGLGFDDADIRACDYDPYSHRRFLVDWYTGAFEGSPARGRPFGVNLKTGDARIAGALASLAGLESALEAEDQHAIDQVVDLILMLHAMILSFGGIPLLWYGDEIGTLNDNSFLNDTHKASDARWIHRPRIDWARAERRHISGTVERSLFDGLKRLIAVRKDTPAFADFNNRELIDVENPHLFVFLRTHPSLAANSVLVAANFDAKPQYLDLDTLNRRGLFRYGQIIDLASGESPAVFNNRVVVPPYHFYWLSNQRPGAFFDGSPLRS; encoded by the coding sequence ATGTACGAACAGGTTTCACACGCCCTTCTCAACGACATTCTCGATGAATTCGACCGCGAGATCTGTCGCGAGGATCTTCGGCACTTCTACACACGCCTCGGCGCCAATTTCTACGCCATCCATTCGCTGTTTTTCCATCTCTACGGTCATCGCGAAGACTTCAAGGCTCAGATGGTGCACCTCACCGAGCGTCTTGCTCGAGCCTATATCGACCGCCCGGCGGCGCTCAAGCAGGTCGACATGGCGCGCGAGGAGGACCACAACTGGTTCCTGAGCCAACAATGGGTCGGCATGGCGCTGTATTCGGACGGATTCGCCGGCAACCTGCAGGGACTCAACGAGCACCTGCCCTACCTGCAAGAGCTCGGCGTCAACATTGTTCATGTGATGCCGATCCTCAAATGCCCGCAAGGCGCGAGCGACGGCGGCTACGCGGTCAGCGACTTCCGCGACATCGACCCGCGTGCCGGCACTGTCGAGGACGTCCGGGTACTCGCGGACTCCATGCGTCAGCGGGGCATGTTGCTCACGCTCGATGTGGTGGTGAATCACACCTCCAACGAACATGAATGGGCGCAGCGCGCCCGCGAAGGCGATCCGGATTACCAAAACCTGTATTACTGCTTCCCCAACCGCGACGTCCCCGACATGTTCGAGGCGACGATGCCCGAGATCTTCCCGGAGAACGCCCCGGGCAACTTCACCTGGGACGAGGAGATGGGCAAGTGGGTGATGACGGTCTTCAACAACTATCAATGGGATCTGAACTATTCCAACCCTGCCGTCTTCATCGAGATGCTCGATATCATCCTCTTCTGGGCCAACCAGGGGGCGGACATCGTGCGGTTGGACGCGGTCGCCTTCCTCTGGAAGAAGATCGGTACGACCTCGCAAAACGAGCGCGAGGCGCACCTGATCCTGCAACTCATGAAGGACTGCTGCCAGGTCACGGCGCCGGGCGTGCTCTTCATCGCCGAGGCGATCGTGGCCCCATCGGAGATCATCAAATACTTCGGCGAGGATGCAGTCATCGCCAAGGAATGCGAGATCGCCTACAACGCCACCTTCATGGCCCTGCTTTGGGACGCCGTCGCGACCAAAAACGCCAAACTCCTCAATCAGGGCATCAAGAGCCTGCCGAACAAGCTCGATCGAGCGACCTGGTTGAATTACCTACGGTGTCACGACGACATCGGCTTGGGTTTCGACGACGCCGACATCCGCGCATGCGACTACGACCCCTACTCGCACCGTCGTTTTCTGGTGGATTGGTATACCGGCGCCTTCGAGGGCTCCCCGGCGCGCGGGAGGCCGTTCGGCGTCAACCTCAAGACCGGCGATGCCCGCATTGCCGGCGCGCTCGCATCGCTCGCGGGTCTGGAATCGGCACTCGAGGCCGAGGATCAGCATGCGATCGATCAGGTTGTGGATCTCATCCTGATGCTGCACGCCATGATCCTCTCGTTCGGCGGCATCCCCCTGCTCTGGTACGGAGACGAGATCGGCACGCTCAACGACAACTCCTTCCTCAACGACACGCACAAGGCGAGCGACGCGCGCTGGATCCATCGTCCACGGATCGACTGGGCGCGCGCAGAACGACGTCATATCAGCGGGACCGTCGAACGCAGCCTTTTCGACGGCCTGAAACGGCTCATCGCCGTGCGCAAGGACACGCCGGCATTCGCCGACTTCAACAACCGCGAGCTCATCGACGTCGAGAATCCGCATCTCTTCGTCTTTCTGCGCACCCATCCGAGCCTGGCCGCCAACTCGGTCTTGGTCGCGGCGAACTTCGACGCCAAACCTCAATATCTGGATCTCGACACCCTGAATCGACGCGGCCTCTTTCGTTACGGACAGATCATCGATCTGGCCTCGGGCGAATCACCCGCCGTCTTCAACAACCGGGTGGTGGTCCCGCCCTACCATTTTTACTGGCTGTCCAACCAACGCCCGGGGGCGTTCTTCGACGGAAGCCCGCTCCGAAGCTGA
- the sohB gene encoding protease SohB, which yields MESLIQVVLEYGLFLAKTITILFGIAVLLILAMRLRQGGHGDSEQLEITDLNQRYRDLTSELKAFSLSKKAFKAYRKAEHKEEKAREKAGHADRKRLFVIEFNGDIRASEVGALRVLVTTLLMEARDGDQVLVRLDNSGGLVSDHGLAASQLARIRDKGIPLTVAVDKVAASGGYLMACVAERIIAAPFAVIGSIGVLAELPNFHRLLERYGVDFELHTAGEYKRTLTLFGENTDEGRQKLREQLEETHALFKSFVATYRPALDLDRAATGEYWHGQRAVELGLVDAIQTSDDFLLAANSEMDLLKLKYRVRKKPIERILSSIRASLDGAVANWRRTS from the coding sequence ATGGAGTCACTGATTCAAGTCGTGCTCGAATACGGGCTTTTTTTGGCCAAGACGATCACGATCCTGTTCGGAATTGCGGTGCTGCTGATCCTTGCCATGCGCCTTCGACAAGGCGGCCACGGCGACTCGGAGCAGTTGGAGATCACCGATCTCAACCAGCGCTATCGCGATCTGACCTCTGAGCTGAAGGCGTTTTCGCTCTCGAAGAAGGCGTTCAAGGCGTACCGAAAGGCGGAGCACAAGGAGGAGAAGGCCCGCGAGAAGGCGGGGCATGCCGATCGCAAGCGGCTCTTCGTCATCGAGTTCAACGGCGACATCCGGGCCAGCGAGGTCGGAGCGCTGCGGGTGTTGGTGACGACCCTCCTGATGGAGGCTCGCGATGGCGATCAGGTCTTGGTGCGTCTGGACAACTCGGGTGGTCTCGTGAGCGATCACGGGCTGGCCGCGTCGCAATTGGCCCGCATCCGCGACAAGGGCATTCCGCTGACGGTCGCGGTCGACAAGGTCGCCGCCAGCGGTGGATATCTCATGGCCTGTGTGGCGGAGCGCATCATCGCCGCGCCCTTTGCGGTCATCGGCTCGATCGGTGTATTGGCCGAGTTGCCCAACTTTCATCGCTTGCTGGAACGCTACGGGGTCGACTTCGAGCTCCATACCGCCGGCGAGTACAAACGCACGCTCACGCTCTTCGGCGAAAACACCGACGAGGGTCGTCAAAAGCTTCGCGAGCAGTTGGAAGAAACGCACGCACTCTTCAAGTCATTCGTCGCGACCTATCGTCCGGCACTTGACCTCGACCGCGCGGCCACCGGCGAGTATTGGCACGGCCAACGTGCGGTCGAGCTCGGTCTGGTGGATGCCATCCAGACCAGCGACGACTTCCTTCTCGCCGCGAACAGTGAAATGGATCTCCTCAAGCTCAAATACCGCGTTCGCAAGAAGCCGATCGAGCGCATTCTCTCGAGTATCCGAGCGAGCTTGGACGGCGCCGTTGCAAACTGGCGCCGTACAAGCTGA
- a CDS encoding DUF2061 domain-containing protein: MAKTITFAILHMTVAFSVAYLLSGSLLVGGAIALVEPAINTVVYFFHEQVWEHIRQKRADGVPGSLLPA, translated from the coding sequence ATGGCCAAAACGATCACGTTCGCGATCCTGCACATGACGGTGGCGTTCAGCGTGGCCTACCTGTTGAGCGGCAGCCTCCTGGTCGGCGGGGCGATCGCCCTGGTCGAGCCTGCGATCAACACGGTGGTCTATTTTTTCCACGAACAGGTTTGGGAGCACATCCGGCAAAAGCGTGCAGACGGGGTCCCGGGCAGCCTACTGCCCGCCTGA
- the gpmI gene encoding 2,3-bisphosphoglycerate-independent phosphoglycerate mutase has protein sequence MSQPRKKVPGRPVILIILDGFGLNPAKANNAVVLADTPNLDRYLSSYPHTALQASGLAVGLPDGQMGNSEVGHMCIGSGCVVLQDLVLIDRAIDDRSFFDNHALVNAARAAAEQGRPIHLMGLVSDGGVHSHVRHLAALIKLCKRQGARPMVHVFTDGRDTPPRSARSYLKCLDEALETSGGRIATVSGRYYAMDRDNRWDRTEMAWRAMVDGEGRHAESAREAIEAAYAAGEDDEFIRPTVVAGAEPIRDGDQVIHINFRKDRPRQLVSALHQPDFDKFDRRGVTQVQVTGMMEYDPWFGLPFAFDTDTPKTTLGQILSDDGIAQFHCAETEKYAHVTFFFNGGRGDPFPGEERALIPSPKVATYDLKPEMSAPGVADAVIEALRGGDFPFIVVNFANGDMVGHTAVREAVIAAVETLDREVGRVLDTAVDSGYSVILTADHGNCDEMVDPVTGDPHTQHTIYPVPCLVIDEVPWRLSVGGGIKDIAPTVLHLMGIPIPEQMDGHSLLLGPATV, from the coding sequence ATGAGTCAGCCGAGGAAGAAGGTCCCAGGACGCCCGGTCATCCTGATCATCTTGGACGGTTTCGGTCTGAATCCGGCCAAGGCCAACAACGCGGTCGTACTCGCCGACACGCCGAACCTCGATCGGTATCTCTCGAGCTATCCGCACACCGCGCTGCAGGCCTCCGGGCTGGCGGTCGGGCTCCCCGACGGTCAGATGGGCAACTCCGAGGTGGGGCACATGTGCATCGGCTCTGGCTGTGTCGTGCTCCAGGATTTGGTCCTGATCGATCGCGCGATCGACGACCGCAGCTTCTTCGACAACCATGCCTTGGTGAATGCGGCCCGTGCGGCAGCGGAGCAAGGGCGGCCGATTCATCTCATGGGCCTGGTCTCCGACGGGGGTGTCCATAGTCATGTCCGTCATCTGGCAGCGTTGATCAAGCTGTGCAAGCGTCAGGGTGCGCGCCCGATGGTCCATGTCTTCACGGACGGTCGGGATACCCCGCCGCGCTCGGCCCGGAGTTATCTCAAGTGTCTCGACGAGGCGCTGGAGACCTCGGGCGGGCGGATCGCCACCGTCAGCGGACGCTATTACGCGATGGATCGGGATAATCGTTGGGATCGTACCGAGATGGCTTGGCGGGCCATGGTCGACGGCGAAGGCCGGCATGCCGAGAGCGCGCGGGAGGCGATCGAGGCGGCCTACGCCGCGGGCGAGGACGACGAGTTCATCCGTCCCACGGTTGTTGCAGGCGCCGAGCCGATCCGCGACGGCGATCAGGTGATCCACATCAACTTCCGCAAGGACCGTCCGCGACAACTGGTTTCGGCCTTGCACCAGCCGGATTTCGACAAGTTCGATCGCCGCGGCGTCACCCAGGTCCAGGTCACCGGAATGATGGAGTACGACCCCTGGTTCGGCCTGCCCTTTGCCTTCGACACCGATACGCCGAAAACGACCCTCGGGCAGATCCTGAGCGACGACGGTATCGCGCAGTTTCATTGCGCCGAGACCGAGAAGTACGCGCATGTGACCTTCTTCTTCAACGGCGGGCGGGGCGACCCCTTCCCCGGCGAGGAGCGCGCGCTCATCCCCTCGCCGAAGGTCGCCACCTACGATTTGAAGCCGGAGATGAGCGCGCCCGGGGTGGCGGATGCCGTCATCGAAGCACTGCGCGGCGGCGATTTTCCTTTTATCGTGGTGAATTTCGCCAACGGCGACATGGTGGGTCATACGGCCGTTCGCGAGGCGGTGATCGCCGCCGTGGAGACACTCGATCGCGAGGTCGGCCGGGTGCTCGATACGGCCGTGGATTCTGGCTACTCGGTCATCCTGACCGCCGATCACGGCAACTGCGACGAGATGGTCGATCCGGTCACGGGTGACCCCCATACCCAACACACGATCTACCCGGTGCCCTGTCTGGTGATCGACGAGGTGCCTTGGCGCCTCTCGGTTGGCGGCGGGATCAAGGACATCGCGCCCACGGTCCTGCATCTGATGGGCATCCCCATCCCGGAACAGATGGACGGGCACTCCCTTCTGCTCGGGCCGGCGACGGTCTGA
- a CDS encoding HI0074 family nucleotidyltransferase substrate-binding subunit, translated as MDIERLNERTADFLKGVHQLERAVAQPFNEFTRDAVIQRFEFCYELAWKMLKLKLEQEGISALTPRQALRESLQAALLDDGNAWSEIQRYRNLTSHTYDERLADEVYAFIGNQALARFQALAREAVAWQSQP; from the coding sequence ATGGACATTGAACGACTGAACGAACGTACAGCGGATTTCCTCAAGGGTGTACATCAGCTCGAACGGGCGGTGGCGCAACCATTTAATGAATTCACGCGCGATGCCGTCATTCAACGCTTTGAATTCTGTTACGAGCTGGCCTGGAAGATGCTCAAGCTCAAGCTGGAACAGGAGGGCATCAGTGCACTCACCCCAAGGCAAGCTCTGCGGGAATCCTTGCAGGCCGCCCTGCTTGACGATGGCAATGCCTGGAGCGAGATCCAGCGCTATCGCAATCTCACCAGCCACACCTATGACGAACGTCTGGCCGACGAGGTGTATGCCTTCATCGGAAACCAGGCCCTGGCGCGATTTCAGGCATTGGCACGCGAGGCCGTAGCATGGCAGAGTCAACCTTGA
- a CDS encoding SDR family oxidoreductase: MADANRKTVLVTGANSGLGRALAESFARDGTRVGMLARNRSRGRAARDDIVAATGNRDIHLFIADLGSQQEVRQAATDILDRFERIDVLINNAGTAYASRRISPEGIERSLAVNHLGPFLLTGLLLERIKASAPARIITVGTRIDTAMDFDDLDWTRRRYRMMQAYGQSKLGNLHFTFELARRLAGTEVTVNCVFPGVFRSNLGGSDGAQGVFWKSVDLLLGWALPTPTQAAERVLYAARSPDLDAVTGQYLGDRRPIKAPSQALDPGANRRLWDISERLVGFVQDTEPS, encoded by the coding sequence ATGGCGGATGCGAATCGCAAGACGGTCCTCGTTACCGGAGCCAACTCCGGGCTGGGAAGAGCCCTCGCTGAGTCCTTTGCCCGCGACGGGACGCGCGTCGGAATGCTTGCCCGAAACCGGTCGCGCGGTCGGGCCGCCCGAGACGACATCGTTGCCGCAACCGGCAATCGAGACATCCATCTCTTCATCGCGGACCTTGGCAGCCAGCAGGAGGTTCGCCAAGCCGCGACGGACATCCTCGACCGCTTCGAACGCATCGACGTCCTGATCAACAATGCCGGAACCGCCTATGCAAGCCGCCGGATCAGCCCGGAGGGCATCGAGCGCTCGCTGGCCGTCAACCATCTCGGCCCTTTTTTGCTAACCGGCCTCCTGCTCGAGCGCATCAAGGCCAGCGCGCCCGCCCGCATTATCACTGTCGGAACCCGCATCGACACCGCGATGGATTTCGACGACCTGGACTGGACACGGCGCCGCTATCGCATGATGCAGGCCTACGGCCAGTCCAAGCTCGGCAATCTGCACTTCACCTTCGAGCTTGCGCGGCGGCTTGCCGGCACCGAGGTGACCGTCAACTGCGTCTTCCCGGGCGTCTTTCGATCCAACCTCGGCGGATCGGACGGCGCACAAGGTGTCTTCTGGAAATCAGTCGACCTGCTGCTCGGTTGGGCCCTGCCGACCCCGACGCAAGCCGCCGAGCGTGTGCTCTACGCGGCCCGATCACCCGACCTGGACGCAGTCACGGGGCAGTATCTCGGAGACCGTCGGCCCATCAAGGCACCGTCTCAGGCGCTCGACCCCGGCGCCAATCGGCGACTCTGGGACATCAGCGAGAGACTCGTCGGTTTCGTCCAAGACACCGAGCCGTCTTAG